From the genome of Gemmatimonas sp., one region includes:
- a CDS encoding ABC transporter permease subunit gives MSVAYGRISPWATARVLVQLAWARTFSVTLVVGVIGLLLLPVLFALAFAARGSLSGDPVVFLVQRYDTLVCGLAMPLIGLLLGTSAFSAETDDGTLLYLVTTTTPRWWIACVRVLYASIVTGVLSAFAVWSTGAIAADGSNPEHVTTAFTVAVLFGGVTYAALFTALALLTRRALVAGLVYVLFWEGALSRTFPALNYLSVRQWTLSVAASLTESSEQALQTGPSLAASLMGAAVLVVLSVYVGGRRLQRPRITR, from the coding sequence ATGAGCGTGGCGTACGGTCGTATCTCTCCGTGGGCGACGGCGCGCGTGCTGGTTCAGCTCGCGTGGGCCCGCACCTTCTCGGTCACGCTGGTGGTGGGGGTGATCGGACTCCTGTTGCTGCCGGTGCTCTTCGCGTTGGCGTTTGCCGCACGCGGGAGCCTGAGCGGGGATCCGGTGGTGTTTCTGGTGCAGCGCTACGACACGCTGGTGTGCGGACTGGCCATGCCGTTGATCGGCTTGTTGCTGGGCACCAGCGCGTTTAGCGCCGAGACAGATGACGGCACGCTGCTGTATCTCGTGACGACCACGACGCCGCGATGGTGGATAGCCTGCGTGCGCGTGCTGTATGCGTCGATCGTGACGGGAGTGCTGTCGGCGTTTGCGGTGTGGAGCACGGGTGCGATCGCCGCCGACGGCAGCAATCCGGAGCATGTCACCACGGCGTTCACGGTGGCCGTGCTGTTCGGTGGCGTGACGTACGCGGCGCTGTTCACGGCGCTCGCGTTGCTGACGCGTCGGGCGCTGGTGGCCGGCCTGGTGTACGTACTGTTCTGGGAAGGCGCGCTGAGTCGCACGTTTCCGGCGCTCAATTATCTCAGCGTGCGACAGTGGACCCTGTCGGTGGCCGCATCACTGACCGAGTCATCCGAGCAGGCCCTGCAAACTGGTCCGTCGCTCGCGGCGTCACTGATGGGCGCTGCGGTGTTGGTGGTGCTCTCGGTGTATGTCGGTGGGCGGAGATTGCAGCGACCGCGAATTACACGATAA
- a CDS encoding LON peptidase substrate-binding domain-containing protein, translating to MTDLLLPIFPLGVVLFPGTMLPLHLFEPRYRQMLADVRDGDGRFGIIAAMPGVAERDLPAGRMGCVAEVTDVDVMPDGRANIIVTGRERFALTAFIEHDAPYHVATGTVVLDHTGYAPVALAVAADEVLANFKRVVQAVRTLNDDTDPLPNLPDDAAQVAWSVGAMIDLDLESRYRLLAERSPAARLTQIDHVLRKAIPDLELQAALKAK from the coding sequence GTGACGGATCTCCTGCTTCCCATCTTCCCGCTGGGCGTCGTGCTCTTCCCGGGCACGATGTTGCCACTGCATCTCTTCGAGCCGCGCTATCGGCAGATGCTGGCCGATGTGCGTGACGGCGACGGGCGCTTCGGCATCATCGCGGCTATGCCTGGCGTCGCCGAACGCGACTTACCGGCGGGACGCATGGGGTGCGTGGCCGAAGTGACCGATGTAGACGTGATGCCCGATGGTCGCGCCAACATCATCGTCACAGGGCGCGAACGCTTCGCGCTCACGGCGTTCATCGAACACGACGCACCATATCACGTGGCCACCGGCACCGTCGTGCTCGACCACACCGGCTACGCCCCCGTCGCGCTGGCGGTCGCCGCCGATGAAGTGCTCGCCAACTTCAAACGCGTCGTGCAGGCCGTGCGCACGCTGAACGACGACACCGATCCGCTCCCCAACCTGCCCGACGACGCTGCACAGGTCGCGTGGAGTGTCGGCGCGATGATCGACCTCGATCTCGAGAGCCGGTATCGGCTGCTGGCCGAGCGTTCGCCGGCCGCACGACTCACGCAGATCGACCATGTGCTGCGAAAGGCGATCCCGGATCTGGAGCTGCAGGCAGCGCTAAAAGCGAAGTAA
- a CDS encoding ABC transporter ATP-binding protein, with the protein MALIITHELTRRFGDVTALDGLTVSIEPGITGLVGSNGAGKSTLVKILLGLLDPSSGSAQVMGHDVVRENRAIRSLVGYMPEHDCLPPEMTAAEFVSFMARCSGLPATAARERAAEVLRHVGLFEERYRPMRGYSTGMAQRVKLAQALVHDPRILVLDEPTNGLDPAGRDEMLALIQRTGREFGISVLVSSHLLGELERVCEHVVLIDAGRLVRAERLGALIGETSTLLVEVDGDVDAYCAALVAQGLVVQRELLRALVDLPNGDDAESVARVFATHDIVRDVAVATGVGLLRIERRRGHLEDLFAGANT; encoded by the coding sequence ATCGCACTGATCATCACCCACGAGCTGACGCGTCGGTTCGGCGACGTCACCGCGCTCGATGGCCTCACCGTGTCCATCGAGCCGGGCATTACCGGCTTGGTGGGGTCGAATGGGGCCGGGAAGAGCACGCTGGTGAAGATTCTGCTTGGCCTGCTCGATCCGTCGAGTGGGTCGGCGCAGGTGATGGGACATGATGTGGTGCGAGAGAACCGCGCGATCCGCTCACTCGTGGGCTACATGCCCGAGCATGACTGTCTGCCTCCGGAGATGACGGCAGCGGAGTTCGTGTCGTTCATGGCCCGTTGCTCCGGGCTTCCCGCGACGGCGGCGCGCGAGCGGGCGGCCGAAGTGCTACGTCATGTGGGGCTGTTCGAGGAGCGGTACCGGCCCATGCGCGGCTACTCCACCGGTATGGCGCAGCGCGTGAAACTGGCGCAGGCGCTGGTGCACGATCCGCGCATTCTGGTGCTCGACGAGCCCACGAACGGACTCGATCCTGCCGGCCGCGACGAGATGCTGGCACTGATTCAGCGCACGGGGCGCGAGTTCGGCATTTCGGTGTTGGTGTCGTCGCACCTGTTGGGTGAGCTCGAGCGCGTGTGCGAGCATGTCGTCTTGATCGACGCGGGGCGCCTGGTGCGTGCGGAACGACTGGGCGCGCTCATCGGTGAGACGAGCACGTTGCTGGTGGAAGTCGACGGCGACGTGGACGCGTATTGTGCCGCGTTGGTGGCGCAGGGGTTGGTGGTGCAGCGCGAGCTGTTGCGCGCGCTGGTGGACCTGCCGAACGGCGACGACGCCGAGAGTGTGGCGCGGGTGTTCGCCACGCATGACATCGTGCGCGATGTCGCGGTGGCGACCGGCGTGGGACTGTTGCGCATCGAACGCCGGCGCGGACATCTGGAAGACCTGTTCGCCGGAGCCAACACGTGA
- a CDS encoding ABC transporter ATP-binding protein, whose product MSTSQSVLQIPLAFDHVSHWYGDVVAVNDVTCAIEAGITGLLGPNGAGKSTMLQMAAGLLAPSSGTVRVYGESPLERPSIFRHVALVPEREALPSMLSARAFVEARAVLLGLRDPKMAALRALTTVEMDTVADRKVGGFSKGMRQRTKLAAALVHEPTLLLLDEPFNGLDPRQRMHMMRLLEDRAGEGTAVLLSSHILEEIEGVASRILVMLSGRLAASGDHRTLRRMMTDRPHTVRIRSTNDRSLASVLLASPSVMGVDIEADALIVRTIDYTGFAHHIAAVAQQASITLLEVQPTDESLEHVFAYLVAR is encoded by the coding sequence ATGAGCACCTCGCAGAGCGTCTTGCAGATTCCACTGGCGTTCGATCACGTCTCTCACTGGTACGGTGACGTGGTGGCGGTCAATGATGTGACCTGTGCCATCGAGGCGGGCATCACCGGATTGCTGGGTCCGAACGGCGCGGGCAAGAGCACGATGCTGCAGATGGCGGCAGGACTGTTGGCGCCATCCAGCGGCACGGTGCGCGTGTATGGCGAGTCGCCGCTCGAGCGCCCGTCGATCTTCCGCCATGTGGCGCTGGTGCCGGAACGGGAGGCGCTGCCCTCGATGTTGTCGGCGCGCGCCTTCGTGGAAGCGCGCGCCGTACTGCTTGGGCTGCGCGATCCCAAAATGGCCGCGCTGCGCGCGCTCACGACGGTCGAGATGGACACCGTGGCGGATCGCAAAGTGGGTGGCTTCAGCAAAGGCATGCGACAGCGCACCAAGCTGGCGGCGGCGCTCGTGCACGAGCCGACGCTGTTGTTGCTGGACGAGCCGTTCAACGGACTTGATCCGCGTCAGCGCATGCACATGATGCGACTGCTGGAAGACCGTGCGGGTGAAGGCACGGCCGTCTTGCTCAGTTCACACATTCTCGAAGAGATCGAAGGGGTGGCGTCGCGCATTTTGGTGATGTTGTCCGGGCGACTCGCGGCGAGTGGCGATCATCGCACGCTGAGGCGCATGATGACCGATCGGCCGCACACCGTGCGCATTCGCTCCACCAACGATCGTTCGCTGGCCTCGGTGCTGCTGGCATCACCTTCGGTCATGGGCGTCGATATCGAGGCTGATGCCTTGATCGTACGCACGATTGATTACACCGGCTTTGCGCATCACATCGCGGCCGTCGCGCAACAGGCGTCGATTACGCTGCTCGAAGTGCAGCCCACAGATGAATCGCTGGAGCACGTATTCGCCTACCTGGTGGCCCGATGA
- a CDS encoding nitroreductase family protein, translated as MLTSEATTSALLTAAYATPTERLSAADAAMARHSVRSYLDVPITDDEIHTLLELTGRAPSAFNLQPWRFVVVRDQEVKNALKDAAYGQKQVGEAPVVIAMYSDMDDTMANLGDIVHPDLTPDKRASTIAMLEKNFSGMTPEALAAWGNGQANIALGYLLLIATSEGFDTSPMLGFQPDQVKAILDIPASATMTAMVALGRGADDGFRSHRHAIERTTSFR; from the coding sequence ATGCTTACTTCCGAAGCCACCACCTCCGCGCTCCTCACCGCGGCGTACGCCACTCCCACCGAACGCCTCTCGGCGGCCGATGCCGCGATGGCGCGTCACTCGGTGCGTTCGTACCTCGACGTCCCTATCACCGACGACGAGATCCATACGCTCCTCGAACTCACTGGACGCGCCCCGTCCGCGTTCAATCTCCAGCCGTGGCGCTTTGTCGTCGTGCGCGACCAAGAGGTCAAGAACGCGCTCAAGGACGCCGCCTACGGGCAGAAGCAGGTCGGCGAAGCCCCGGTCGTGATCGCGATGTACTCGGACATGGACGACACGATGGCCAACCTCGGCGATATCGTGCACCCCGACCTCACGCCCGACAAGCGCGCGAGCACCATCGCGATGCTCGAGAAGAATTTCAGCGGCATGACGCCGGAAGCCCTCGCCGCCTGGGGCAACGGACAGGCCAACATCGCCCTCGGCTATCTGCTCCTCATCGCCACATCGGAAGGCTTCGACACCTCGCCGATGCTCGGCTTTCAGCCCGACCAGGTGAAGGCCATTCTCGACATCCCGGCCAGCGCCACGATGACCGCCATGGTGGCCCTCGGTCGCGGTGCCGATGACGGATTCCGTTCGCATCGTCACGCCATCGAGCGCACGACCAGCTTTCGCTAG